A single region of the Vicia villosa cultivar HV-30 ecotype Madison, WI linkage group LG4, Vvil1.0, whole genome shotgun sequence genome encodes:
- the LOC131595686 gene encoding uncharacterized protein LOC131595686 codes for MASASAATPSTITVVGSSIGSKSRNNRKGHRVKFITGLNAYKGLKAQNCTVTSLGVPVSSQQAFAKVMSSISMGGRRSGRGGGAASSTCNAAGEIFQIAAIMNGLTLVGVAVGFVLLRIEAFVEESE; via the coding sequence ATGGCCTCAGCCTCAGCAGCAACTCCATCTACAATCACTGTTGTAGGAAGCTCAATTGGTTCCAAATCAAGGAACAACAGGAAGGGTCATAGAGTGAAGTTCATCACAGGACTCAATGCTTATAAGGGATTGAAAGCTCAGAACTGCACTGTGACATCACTAGGAGTTCCTGTTAGCAGTCAACAAGCTTTTGCAAAGGTGATGAGTTCAATATCAATGGGAGGAAGAAGAAGTGGTCGAGGTGGTGGTGCTGCTTCTTCTACATGTAATGCTGCAGGTGAGATTTTTCAGATTGCGGCTATTATGAATGGACTCACTCTTGTTGGTGTTGCTGTTGGGTTTGTTCTTCTTCGAATTGAAGCTTTTGTTGAAGAATCTGAGTAA